In Silurus meridionalis isolate SWU-2019-XX chromosome 23, ASM1480568v1, whole genome shotgun sequence, the genomic window atgaACTCCACACATAGACTGCACGTATACAGTGTgttctggggggaaaaaatcttgAACAAGCTCCAGCcctaccttttttttcttttttcctactCAAGGACtcgttttacttttttttctaaagtaaGCATTGCGCAGTGCTtgcaattttataataattacctacctctaacaaaaaaaaaaaaataaataaataaataaataaataaataaataaataaaaacccatcAACGTGTAATTCCAGAGGTTTGCTCGGGGGGTTGGAGTTCTGTAGTCTGTCGGCTCTGTTCCCTGGTTAGTGACTGGCGTTAAAAGCAAGATGTCCGCGAagagcatgagaaagaaacataGCTGAAATTCATACTTTTGCGTCAGTTCATCACCATACGGGCAGACATGCTTATGAATACGTGTGACTATTCGTGATTATACAGATCATTGTTAGAGGAGCTTCATAAATATCACATAACTGTATAACAATCAGCTGAACCTCTTAGGGACTGTCTAAAAAGTGCTGGAATTTTCCCAAAACGCACACTGTTGAAGTAATGTATTCATTGagtaatattattgtattagtAGTAAATTATATGATTACTCATATATTGTTAACATTATCAGTAATATTATTCTCCATTTTAAACAGTGAATAGGACGCAAAAAAAGTTATAAGAGTAATTTCTcctattataactttttttgcGTGTTATTCtcagaaagaaataaagtttattCTCAGCTTAAAATGAAGAATATTACTGATAATGTTAACAATATATgagtaataattaatatatatatatatatgatatatgatatatagattgatttttttaattgtatatgtGGCATTATTGAACTATGTATTAGATACTATATGGCCAATTATAGACACTTGATTATCacagcaatttttttaattatattatattacaaaccctattccaaaaaggttgggacactgtacaaattgagaataaaaaaggaatgcaataatttacaaatctcataaacctatattttattcacaatagaatatagataaaatatcaaatatcaaaCATCAAATTCcagaaaagttgggacaggcatcaataagaggccggaaaagttaaatgtacatataaggaacagctggaggatcaatttgcaacttattatttcaaatggcaacatgattgggtataaaaagagactctcagagtggcagtgtctctcagaagacAAGATGgacagaaaggagtttctcagagaaaattgcaaagagtttgaagttatcatcatctacagtgcataatatcatccaaagattcagagaatctggaacaatctctgtgcgtaagggtcaaggccggaaaaccataatggatgcccgtgatcttcgggcccttagacggcactgcatcacatacaggaagctactgtaatggaaatcacaacatgggctcaggaatacttccagaaaacaatgTCGGTAAACAAAATCCTCTCTGAAACTCTAttggtcaaaaaagaagccatatctaaacatgatccagaagcgcaggcgttttctctgggccaaggctcatttaaaatggactgtggcaaagtggaaaactgttctgtggtcagaagaATCAAAATTCGAAGTTCTTTTTAGAAAACTGGCACGCAATGtcatccagactaaagaggataaggacaacgcctctttacaaaaacatgctaCATATATGACAGCTACATACATTCTGCCTGTTGGTTCATGAATTAAATTTTCACAGGTGAAGCAGAAGCTCATGACGATGACCTTGTTTGCTCAAACAATGTGGAGTCCCTAAATAAAGGTCCAGCACAggagaaagcaaaaaataagcgaaacattttacacatgctaaaaaaaacaaaaaaacagccaaaAACATGCACTCCGGGTAGGTTTTcgttcattaaaaatatttgtacttgtTTGTAAAATGAATTCAGCACAGGTTATGATCATTAAAATAGCACAGATGTAACAATAAATTATTCTCACATTCTTTCAGATTCCACAGAAATTTTGGATTTCAACCAGAATGTAAAACTGAATCTTTTGGCTGAAGCAAGCCAGCAACTTTTAGCAAAGGAAATGCAACTCTTTAAGCAACAATCATCAAATACAGAAGTGAATTGccctgaagatgaagaggacagtTTGCAAAAGGACTATGAAATTTTAATGCTTCATTTAAGAATGGCAGTCCAGGATTCCTTTAACAAGGAGAATCAGAAAATTCTGTGTAATGCTTTAAAGGCTATAAGTCAACAGGAGGAGCAAGACAGGAACTGGAAGGAAGAAGCAACAGAGAAGTGTCCACGTTGGAGGCCCCTAAAATGCAGAGAGATCCATGACATATTGCTAAAAAACATAGTAGAGGTTCGGCTGCAACAAGCCAATGAAGAAGAGAATGGTGCAGATAGGCTGTCCACCTCTCTGAAGAGAGAGGTATGTCGGATGGGCAAACGCATTCAAAAGGACCTGCTCCAAGTTGTTAGAGATGTGCAGCAATGTTACACTCCAGAGTTTGATATATGTAACATGTATATTCAGCTCTACCACCAAGCGTTCTCAACAAAACTGATGGAGTTGGCTCAAACCACCACTGAAATACAAGACTGTATCTACATACTATCctggattcatgtttattatccAAAGTAAGGGACAAGTGCTCAAGCATGCTCATTGGATGTCTACTATTCAAAAATGTGCATAATTTGGTTGAGTAGTGAACGGGTTaattttaaatactgtaatgATTATTACTTTTCAGGGATATTTTGCAACATAGTGAACTGAAGCCACACATCAACACAGAATCATTAGAAGCTCTCTTACCAGAGAAAGATCTGAAATCGCTGGAGGAGCAGTATCTCTCACACAAAGAGGTGATGCCAAATGATAGACTTTGGATCCATGTAATATCATGAACTGAatacatatttgtattttctcaAAGACATTAGGTAAAAGCTTATAGCATACAGTCGAATTACAAAAAGAATGACAGTGTATGAAAATATTTCCCAAATCTGTTTTTAATAGGGAGTTTTTGCTTGAAACAAGTCAATTTGGCTGAGCTAATTCAGAAACTTTGGTGAAGCTTCCTTTATGAGGGAGTTCAATGATACCAACATTTTGAAAAACCATAATCAGAAATATTGTTAAGATTTGAAGCATATAATTGATTTGtcatttatgttattttataGTGCTAATGTCACCATTATTATCCTAcctaaaattaatataaacgaTCTCATCGAATTTGTGAAGTTGTGtttgataaaagaaaaaaccatTACAAAAATGTCCATATCCCATGAAATTATAACCTTCgaacttttaaacattttattcaggATAGACATTCTTTGTTATCCTGTAAGTAAAACATAAACAGCTGTCTGTTAAATAAGTAACGTATAAATGAGGCACCGCCTTGAATAAGTAAAAGCTGCTGGATTAACATgttactaaataattaaatttaataaataaataagttatgAAATTAATAAGGTAACTCATGAGTAACTGAGTAAAAGCAGAagcttcaaaaaaacaaaatgcccCCTAACTAActtcaaatttttctttttagtttcaGAATAGTtgaaaaagcaataaaatataaatatagtattcagaatgtttttgtgtttaaaaaaaaaaaaaaaaaataaataaataatgttttttaatatttcaaggtaaatgtatatattgttttataggTGGAGGTCAGTAAATGGCTGTCCAATGCTCTTAAAAAAGAGGAGGAAATGTGGCAGACGAGTGTTAAACCTGAGCTCATCGATGGGTGCTACTTCTCCAATCTTGCTATAGATGTGATACCTGTATGAACACACATTTTGTTTCTAAAGGACATACAGTGTTTGGACagaagtttgcagacacctgaatATAAGattcttttgtgctttttgaacaccccaCTTCAcctttagtccccatttgctgttataataattttcacttttctggaaagaagcttcactagattttgggagtgtgcttgtgcttggtcattcagccacaaaggtgttcaatagggtttaagtcagagctctgtagcaagCCACTTCAGATCTTTCCCTCCAACCCATGAGCcaacttcatggagctggctttgtgcacaggggcattgtcacgCTCGAACTGGTTTAAGACTACaacatttaaagacatcctatacaattgcatATTGATTACATAttgatggaaaagtcaggtgtcccagtatgTTTGTCCAAATATTGTATGTGACTCATGTTTGTGAAAGTTAAACAGATTCAATTTAATGCTTTTGTTGCAAAATGCTGTCTTAgcaagtgaagaaaaagaaaatgttatctAATAATTTTTATGATGACATGGttatattgcatatatatatatatatatatatatatatatatatatatatatatatatatatatatatatatatatgacaattCAGCCCATTTATATACTGATACTAAGTTCAAACgtattttatgttatttgtttttccaactttaaatttgaaattcattttattttgcatatatttaagatattttagATGTCATGAGTGGATTCACATTAAGTTAGCTACAGAGTAAATTTCTTATTGTCTGATACATGCATTATATAAATctatcatataaaataaatctctgGTTTACAGATTATTGAGGCAGCCAGGAAAGAAACCATTGAAATTCTGGGTAACACAGATCAGAGAATTTTGCATCAACTGCACAGCTTCCTAGAGAGGTATCAAATATCTATTGTCACTATCAAGTTCTGTGTAAACACGATTTATCTATTAATCTATATTTAAATGAGTATGTGCTGCTATATTTAAATGAGTATGTGCTCAGTTTATTGTTCTGGAAACAGGAATTGCCTGGCATTAGCCCAGAATTCTGAGCCCCTGCCCATACCCCAAACACACTGTTTCAATACTAATATCATTTACTGCATTCTATTAATAATACTTAATGTTGTATTACTAATGTTTTAACTATACATTACTAAgaataaacttgtttttttaatattgcattaaaatattgtttctaTTTGCAGCTATAAGAAATCCATAGCTGAGCTTATCAAAGGAAAGCACACCCCTGAAAGTATCCCTGACAATATCCCCAACAACCTGAAAGCCAATCTAAATAGCATTAGGCAGTTCAGGTGAGATAATGTCACATAACACAATAGTGCATATGGaaatacagtacatactgtatagaATATTAGTTAGAATATACAGCTTTATTCTTACTCTCCAGCATTTCGTTCTGTACATAGACATATACAACTttagtccaacatcttaaagTCTTAAGAATAAGAACAAATATGAACATAAGAGGACATCTAGATGTTTGAGAAAATGTTGTGAAATGATTGTATGTCTACAGGGAGTATATAGAGAAACACGACAATCTcacagaaggaaagaaagacatgCTGTTTACTGTATCAGAGATGAGAGACTCCTGTCATAGTTATTTCCTCACCCCCATACACAAGAATCTCAAGGTATCTAcaataaattcataaatcatatttatttagtatttccTATTGTATAAGAGCATTGACTTAATAAATTGATAATGTAGCTGACTTTGATATAATTTTCTCTACAGGAGCAGTATCGTAAGTTGTGGACTCCAGCCTGGTTTTCCCAAAGTCATACAATCATTGACAATCTACTAAGCTTCCTGGAAGATATGATCCAGCATTTCACAGACCTACAGTCTGCCTGCTTAATGGTTAGTCTCTAATGAAACCTGAAAAatatcaaattatatatatatttttatataacaaatttacaaattcctaatatacaaatattaggAATATCAGTAAACATAAACTCTGGCTGTGTATGTAGGAGCTGTTGAGGCAGCTGTATTCTGAGGTGATGATACAATATGTCAAGAGGATTTTGAAGGGgaaactaaaactaaaagaCAAGGATGAGCAGGAGGCAGCTGCACGCTTCATGTGTGAGGACAGTGCGAGAATAAACTCAGTGTTCATCAAAATTGTAAGTATGCAATGTCTAATTTATAGAATATATTCTATACATTTAGTAGCCAAAAGGCTGAGCTGCTGCGGTTTTTGAAAAAACTGAATTAGAGGGTATTTTTTCCAGGTCCCAGTCCCAGTGGCAATA contains:
- the tnfaip2a gene encoding tumor necrosis factor alpha-induced protein 2a isoform X2 codes for the protein MMKTFHLPTVTMWRRSRDSTEILDFNQNVKLNLLAEASQQLLAKEMQLFKQQSSNTEVNCPEDEEDSLQKDYEILMLHLRMAVQDSFNKENQKILCNALKAISQQEEQDRNWKEEATEKCPRWRPLKCREIHDILLKNIVEVRLQQANEEENGADRLSTSLKREVCRMGKRIQKDLLQVVRDVQQCYTPEFDICNMYIQLYHQAFSTKLMELAQTTTEIQDCIYILSWIHVYYPKDILQHSELKPHINTESLEALLPEKDLKSLEEQYLSHKEVEVSKWLSNALKKEEEMWQTSVKPELIDGCYFSNLAIDVIPIIEAARKETIEILGNTDQRILHQLHSFLESYKKSIAELIKGKHTPESIPDNIPNNLKANLNSIRQFREYIEKHDNLTEGKKDMLFTVSEMRDSCHSYFLTPIHKNLKEQYRKLWTPAWFSQSHTIIDNLLSFLEDMIQHFTDLQSACLMELLRQLYSEVMIQYVKRILKGKLKLKDKDEQEAAARFMCEDSARINSVFIKIGLEDNWLYGILPKLSEVVRLQDPGALQLEIVTLARTFPDISECQVLALLSLKANLSKADVRSIKNSLTENRDSLNTEPTTDFFSKVPIKRKLL
- the tnfaip2a gene encoding tumor necrosis factor alpha-induced protein 2a isoform X1, giving the protein MMKTFHLPTVTMWRRSRGEAEAHDDDLVCSNNVESLNKGPAQEKAKNKRNILHMLKKTKKQPKTCTPDSTEILDFNQNVKLNLLAEASQQLLAKEMQLFKQQSSNTEVNCPEDEEDSLQKDYEILMLHLRMAVQDSFNKENQKILCNALKAISQQEEQDRNWKEEATEKCPRWRPLKCREIHDILLKNIVEVRLQQANEEENGADRLSTSLKREVCRMGKRIQKDLLQVVRDVQQCYTPEFDICNMYIQLYHQAFSTKLMELAQTTTEIQDCIYILSWIHVYYPKDILQHSELKPHINTESLEALLPEKDLKSLEEQYLSHKEVEVSKWLSNALKKEEEMWQTSVKPELIDGCYFSNLAIDVIPIIEAARKETIEILGNTDQRILHQLHSFLESYKKSIAELIKGKHTPESIPDNIPNNLKANLNSIRQFREYIEKHDNLTEGKKDMLFTVSEMRDSCHSYFLTPIHKNLKEQYRKLWTPAWFSQSHTIIDNLLSFLEDMIQHFTDLQSACLMELLRQLYSEVMIQYVKRILKGKLKLKDKDEQEAAARFMCEDSARINSVFIKIGLEDNWLYGILPKLSEVVRLQDPGALQLEIVTLARTFPDISECQVLALLSLKANLSKADVRSIKNSLTENRDSLNTEPTTDFFSKVPIKRKLL